One Natator depressus isolate rNatDep1 chromosome 6, rNatDep2.hap1, whole genome shotgun sequence DNA window includes the following coding sequences:
- the LOC141988355 gene encoding uncharacterized protein LOC141988355, whose protein sequence is MTKRTGRSGSGDQKGQPQTTPYHRGPPKAQPTSQRTLQTPYRPTTPFSSNPPRPSDPSAGQCFKCNELGHVKANCPKNPNRLQFIAPESHQRSAGPDTSQIPLEWRETVSVGRKKVTAWRDTGAQVSAIHASSVDPNLINPEIQVTIQPFKSNSFNLPTAKLPVQYQGWSGTWTFAVYDDYPIPVLLGEDLANHVKRAKRVGIVTRSQAKQAVRPSSVPETSIRTWSEVMDPDSRPMSATAVVDPVPETQTEPIPDPEPAEQPTPDPLPALNPVLATSAPEGPTDPELAAAHNPTQEAQLEPESQHSAPAESGSQSTETAPSPTLLPEGPSIGPQSSEELMSPASREQFQTKQSR, encoded by the coding sequence AAGAGAACTGGTCGCAGtgggagcggagaccagaagggacaaccccagaccacaccctatcaccgggggccacccaaggcccaacctacctcccaaagaaccctccagacaccttatcgtcccaccaccccgttctccagcaacccacctcgccccagtgacccgtcagctggacaatgttttaaatgtaacgagctggggcatgtaaaggccaactgccccaagaaccccaacagattacagttcattgcaccggaatcacaccagaggtccgcaggcccagatacctcccagatacccttggagtggagggaaactgtgagtgtgggcaggaagaaggtcaccgcgtggagggacaccggagcacaagtgtcagctatccatgcttcctctgtggaccccaatttaatcaacccagagatccaagtgacgattcaacccttcaagtccaactcattcaatttgcctacagccaagttgcctgtccagtaccagggctggtcaggaacgtggacttttgcagtctatgatgattatcccatccccgtgctgttgggggaagacttagccaatcatgtgaagcgggccaagagggtgggaatagTCACCcgtagccaggctaaacaagctgtaaggcctagctctgttccggaaacttctatcaggacctggtcagaggtgatggacccagactccaggccaatgtctgcaacagcagtagtggatccagtcccagagacccagacggaaccaatCCCAGatccggaaccagccgaacaaccaacaccagacccattgccagcactgaatccagtacttgcaacctcagcaccagagggccccaccgaccctgaactggcagcagcccataaccctacacaagaggctcagctggagcctgaatcccaacatagtgcaccagcggagagcggttcacagtcaacggaaacagccccatcccctacattgcttccagagggaccaagcataggtccacaatccagtgaggaactgatgtctccagcatcaagggaacagttccagaccaaacaaagcagatga